One segment of Streptomyces sp. NA02950 DNA contains the following:
- a CDS encoding PucR family transcriptional regulator, which produces MEPQGPQGTITVARALDLPALRRGLPEVVSGEDLLDRPVRWVHAGEAPNIAALLRGGELLLTTGLGVGPRPAEQRAFVRRLAERGIAALVVELGARFRALPGPVVDTARSCGLPLVQLHREVPFVAVTEEIHTEIVNEHYALLRQADVVHRQATEVLLRGGGVPEILRHFARFAANPVFLETPDGHLLYAAGPGEEAARPGLADPLQVWEGMRARRAAEPPEPPAGSVLADIPGGGHGPGAVRARLTVLPVAGPLGPVHRIAAERTADLLAVVLLRARQEEELAARGRGDFLTDLAEGWIKPAEAPAQARVLGFRPGDGPLLPVVTRLAEDMRPLGGGESWAALAHALQEELAAVGVPVLLGVRLPEGRVPLLAGLRDAAERGAVAERIAAGVRTAVERAWPDRAGSRPPVVIAGLAVGWEAAGAELRHAAEAANAARGLQDRDWYDVRSLDVDLLLWRLREHGDLAAFVDRVIGPLLAHDRTARPPLVPTLEVYLRHAGRKAETARALHLNRQTLYDRLARISRLLGSDLEDPQTVLALGVALQARRHVR; this is translated from the coding sequence ATGGAACCGCAGGGTCCCCAGGGGACGATCACCGTGGCGCGGGCGCTCGACCTTCCGGCGCTGCGCCGCGGGCTCCCGGAGGTCGTGTCCGGGGAAGACCTGCTGGACCGGCCGGTGCGCTGGGTGCACGCGGGTGAGGCGCCCAATATCGCGGCGCTGCTGCGCGGCGGGGAACTCCTGCTGACCACCGGGCTCGGCGTCGGACCGCGCCCGGCCGAGCAGCGCGCCTTCGTCCGCAGACTGGCCGAGCGGGGGATCGCGGCGCTGGTGGTGGAGCTGGGGGCGCGGTTCCGTGCGCTGCCGGGGCCGGTGGTGGACACCGCGCGCTCCTGCGGGCTGCCGCTGGTGCAGCTCCATCGCGAGGTGCCGTTCGTGGCGGTCACCGAGGAGATCCACACCGAGATCGTCAACGAGCACTACGCCCTGCTGCGCCAGGCCGATGTGGTGCACCGCCAGGCGACCGAGGTGCTGCTGCGCGGCGGCGGGGTACCGGAGATCCTGCGCCACTTCGCCCGGTTCGCGGCCAACCCGGTCTTCCTGGAGACCCCCGACGGGCATCTGCTGTACGCGGCGGGGCCGGGCGAGGAGGCGGCCCGGCCGGGGCTCGCCGATCCGCTCCAGGTGTGGGAGGGGATGCGGGCGCGCCGGGCGGCCGAGCCGCCGGAGCCCCCGGCGGGCAGTGTGCTCGCGGACATCCCGGGCGGTGGACACGGGCCGGGGGCGGTACGGGCCCGGCTGACCGTGCTGCCGGTGGCCGGGCCGCTGGGGCCGGTGCACCGGATCGCGGCCGAGCGGACGGCGGATCTGCTGGCGGTGGTGCTGCTGCGGGCCCGCCAGGAGGAGGAGTTGGCGGCCCGGGGCCGCGGCGATTTCCTCACCGATCTCGCGGAGGGCTGGATCAAGCCGGCGGAGGCGCCCGCCCAGGCGCGGGTGCTGGGCTTCCGGCCGGGCGACGGCCCGCTGCTGCCGGTGGTGACGCGGCTCGCGGAGGATATGCGTCCGCTGGGCGGCGGGGAGAGCTGGGCGGCGCTGGCCCATGCGCTCCAGGAGGAGTTGGCGGCGGTGGGGGTGCCGGTGCTGCTGGGGGTGCGGCTTCCGGAGGGCCGGGTGCCGCTGCTGGCGGGGCTGCGGGACGCGGCGGAGCGCGGTGCGGTCGCCGAGCGGATCGCGGCGGGCGTGCGGACCGCGGTGGAGCGGGCCTGGCCGGACCGGGCGGGTTCACGGCCGCCGGTGGTGATCGCCGGTCTCGCGGTCGGCTGGGAGGCGGCGGGGGCCGAGCTGCGGCATGCGGCGGAGGCGGCCAACGCGGCGCGGGGGCTTCAGGACCGGGACTGGTACGACGTACGGAGCCTGGATGTCGATCTGTTGCTGTGGCGACTGCGTGAGCACGGGGATCTGGCCGCCTTCGTCGACCGGGTGATCGGGCCGCTCCTCGCCCATGACCGTACGGCCCGGCCGCCGCTGGTGCCGACGCTGGAGGTCTATCTGCGGCATGCGGGCCGCAAGGCGGAGACGGCCCGCGCGCTGCACCTCAACCGCCAGACCCTGTACGACCGGCTGGCCCGGATCTCGCGGCTGCTGGGCAGCGACCTGGAGGACCCCCAGACGGTGCTTGCGCTGGGGGTTGCGCTCCAGGCCCGCCGCCATGTCCGCTGA
- a CDS encoding glycosyltransferase family 4 protein, translating to MSTTPVPPHGQPSLHAVQVLGRGGRGSGVHVRSLSAGLVARGLRVTVCGPWSAELGYGFTEAGARFAALDALTDAGSVASLRAASVGAGLVHAHGLRSGLLAAMALRGRRVPLIVTWHTTVDADGARAPVVRMMERKVARTAAIVLGTSSDLVDRARARGARDARLAPVAVPVQRGAGDGDEQKARAELGAVERPLLVAAGRLEAAAGFGPLLDAARRWRALDPQPMLVIAGEGPDRALLQRRIEAEVLPVRLLGRRDDVPELLAAADVAVLSSRWEARSPLAQEALHAGVPLVATAVGGVPELVGDAAELVPYGDPEALADAVAGLLADPARRVALAAAGRARAAGWPTEDDTVSHVLSVYDELVQTFWRQGG from the coding sequence GTGAGCACCACCCCGGTCCCGCCGCACGGGCAGCCGTCGCTGCACGCCGTCCAGGTGCTGGGGAGGGGTGGTCGGGGCAGCGGGGTGCATGTGCGGTCGCTGTCGGCCGGGTTGGTCGCGCGCGGGCTGCGGGTGACCGTGTGCGGGCCCTGGAGCGCCGAACTGGGGTACGGCTTCACCGAGGCGGGCGCGCGCTTCGCCGCCCTCGACGCGCTGACCGACGCCGGAAGCGTCGCCTCGCTGCGCGCGGCCTCGGTCGGCGCCGGGCTGGTGCACGCCCACGGGCTGCGCTCCGGGTTGCTGGCCGCGATGGCCCTGCGGGGCCGCCGCGTCCCGCTGATCGTCACCTGGCACACCACGGTGGACGCCGACGGGGCGCGGGCGCCGGTGGTCCGGATGATGGAGCGCAAGGTGGCACGTACCGCCGCGATCGTGCTGGGTACCTCATCGGACCTGGTGGACCGGGCCCGCGCCCGGGGTGCCCGTGACGCGCGGCTGGCACCGGTCGCGGTCCCGGTACAGCGCGGGGCGGGCGACGGCGACGAGCAGAAGGCGCGGGCCGAACTGGGCGCCGTGGAGCGGCCGTTGCTGGTCGCGGCGGGCCGTCTGGAGGCGGCGGCGGGCTTCGGTCCGCTGCTGGACGCCGCCCGTCGGTGGCGTGCGCTGGACCCGCAGCCGATGCTGGTGATCGCGGGGGAGGGGCCGGACCGTGCGCTGCTCCAGCGCAGGATCGAGGCGGAGGTGCTGCCGGTGCGGCTGCTCGGCCGCCGGGACGATGTGCCGGAGCTGCTCGCCGCGGCCGATGTCGCGGTGCTCTCCAGCCGCTGGGAGGCGCGTTCGCCGCTCGCCCAGGAGGCGCTGCACGCGGGGGTGCCGCTGGTCGCCACGGCCGTGGGCGGAGTGCCCGAACTGGTCGGCGACGCGGCCGAACTGGTGCCGTACGGCGATCCGGAGGCGCTGGCGGACGCCGTGGCCGGGTTGCTCGCCGACCCGGCGCGCCGGGTGGCGCTGGCCGCCGCCGGGCGGGCGCGGGCGGCCGGTTGGCCGACCGAGGACGACACGGTGAGTCATGTCCTCAGCGTGTACGACGAATTGGTGCAGACCTTTTGGCGTCAAGGGGGTTGA
- a CDS encoding glycoside hydrolase family 64 protein, protein MISRRKLLGSFAATAAAAGSGLALTGGRADGAQSAATLPITVVNRTGQFANTSIWLYIVGNEGGRQVRVTPDGRLAPVALSDNGADGWTDYAIPLAGSGDTKLTLPRMSGRIYVALGSRLKFKAVTDGAGNAALQYPAGWVSGDPNYQVLHDCAEFTFNADGMFCNTTMVDMFSVPLAIRLTGAKDQTTGTLKDGARDKVFSGLAATDAFGPLVLGDRLRVIAPGHGLGAGLFPQDYFASYIDTVWDTYGAKDLKVTTNAGTFTGRVGGGRLSFTGPATVSFAKPSTKDVLFCDGALAAPNDGTTGPVAAILGAAFNRTTLHSAAAQPVTDPGAFYTGRITHHYAKAMHAATADGKAYGFAFDDVADFASYIQDTAPTGLTLTLTPF, encoded by the coding sequence ATGATCAGTCGCCGAAAACTGCTGGGTTCGTTCGCCGCGACCGCGGCCGCCGCAGGTTCCGGTCTCGCCCTCACCGGCGGCCGGGCCGACGGCGCCCAGAGCGCCGCCACCCTGCCGATCACCGTCGTCAACCGCACCGGTCAGTTCGCCAATACGTCGATATGGCTCTACATCGTCGGTAACGAGGGCGGACGCCAGGTCAGGGTGACGCCCGACGGCCGACTCGCCCCTGTCGCCCTGTCCGACAACGGCGCCGACGGCTGGACCGACTACGCCATCCCGCTGGCCGGGAGCGGTGACACCAAGCTGACCCTGCCGCGGATGTCCGGCCGGATCTATGTCGCGTTGGGCTCCCGGCTGAAGTTCAAGGCGGTCACCGACGGCGCGGGCAACGCCGCCCTCCAGTACCCGGCCGGCTGGGTCTCCGGGGACCCCAACTACCAAGTCCTGCACGACTGTGCGGAGTTCACCTTCAACGCCGACGGCATGTTCTGCAACACCACCATGGTGGACATGTTCAGCGTGCCGCTGGCGATCCGCCTCACCGGAGCCAAGGACCAGACCACCGGCACCCTCAAGGACGGTGCCCGCGACAAGGTGTTCTCCGGCCTCGCCGCGACCGACGCCTTCGGCCCGCTGGTGCTCGGCGACCGGCTGCGGGTGATCGCCCCGGGGCACGGTCTGGGCGCCGGACTGTTCCCGCAGGACTACTTCGCGTCCTACATCGACACGGTGTGGGACACCTACGGAGCGAAGGACCTCAAGGTCACCACCAACGCGGGCACCTTCACCGGCCGGGTCGGTGGCGGCAGGCTCTCCTTCACCGGTCCCGCCACCGTCTCCTTCGCCAAACCCTCCACCAAGGACGTGCTGTTCTGCGACGGCGCGCTGGCCGCGCCCAACGACGGGACGACCGGCCCGGTCGCGGCCATCCTCGGCGCGGCCTTCAACCGCACCACCCTGCACAGCGCGGCCGCCCAGCCGGTCACCGACCCGGGCGCCTTCTACACCGGGCGGATCACCCACCACTACGCCAAGGCCATGCACGCGGCCACCGCCGACGGCAAGGCCTACGGCTTCGCCTTCGACGACGTCGCCGACTTCGCGTCCTACATCCAGGACACCGCGCCGACCGGGCTCACCCTCACCCTGACCCCGTTCTGA
- a CDS encoding NUDIX hydrolase, translating to MGIQDTPEEWQVTATATPFTGNKTSVRTDEVVMPDGSRVKRDYQVHPGSVAVLALDEDGRVIVVRQYRHPVRRRLWEIPAGLLDIPGENPLHAAQRELYEEAHVKAEDWRVLTDVYTSPGGTDEAVRIFLAREISTVEGERFEVSEEEADMETDRVPLDELVRGVLAGELHNTCLTVGVLAARAALDGDGLDALRPSDAPWPARPFEA from the coding sequence ATGGGCATCCAGGACACCCCCGAGGAGTGGCAGGTCACTGCCACCGCCACGCCCTTCACCGGCAACAAGACGAGCGTGCGCACCGACGAGGTCGTGATGCCCGACGGCAGCCGGGTCAAGCGCGACTACCAGGTCCACCCCGGCTCGGTCGCCGTCCTCGCCCTCGACGAGGACGGGCGGGTCATCGTGGTGCGGCAGTACCGCCACCCGGTGCGCCGGCGGCTGTGGGAGATCCCGGCCGGGCTCCTCGACATCCCCGGCGAGAACCCGCTGCACGCCGCCCAGCGCGAGCTGTACGAGGAGGCGCACGTCAAGGCGGAGGACTGGCGCGTCCTCACCGACGTCTACACCTCGCCCGGCGGCACCGACGAGGCGGTGCGGATCTTCCTCGCCCGGGAGATCTCCACGGTTGAGGGCGAGCGCTTCGAGGTCTCCGAGGAGGAGGCCGACATGGAGACGGACCGTGTCCCGCTGGACGAGCTGGTCCGCGGCGTCCTCGCGGGCGAGCTGCACAACACCTGCCTCACGGTCGGCGTCCTGGCCGCGCGCGCCGCGCTGGACGGGGACGGCCTGGACGCCCTGCGCCCGTCGGACGCCCCGTGGCCGGCGCGCCCCTTCGAAGCCTGA
- the recN gene encoding DNA repair protein RecN, translated as MVLHVLEEMRIRALGVIDDAVVELSPGFTAVTGETGAGKTMVVTSLGLLLGGRADATLVRIGAKAAVVEGRITVDARSTAAVRAEEAGAELDDGALLISRTLSAEGRSRAHVGGRSVPVGLLGELADDLVAVHGQTDQQGLLRPARQREALDRYAGEAVAGPLEKYGGAYRRLRAVTTELEELTTRARERAQEADLLRFGLEEVAAAEPRAGEDTELAAEAERLGHAEALASAAAVAHAALAGNPEDPEGVDATTLVGGAHRAVEAVRSHDPALAGLADRIGEVGILLSDVAQELAGYADNLDADPLRLAVVEERRAALAQLTRKYGESIADVLAWAEEGAARLAELDGDDDRIGELTAERDALRTELGELAQTLTDARTEAAARFAEAVTAELAELAMPHARVTFAIRQTDAADETAGIEVGGRAVLYGPHGADEVELLLAPHPGAPPRPIAKGASGGELSRVMLAVEVVFAGSDPVPTYLFDEVDAGVGGKAAVEVGRRLARLARSAQVVVVTHLPQVAAFADRHLVVEKTNDGSVTRSGVKAMEGEDRVRELSRMLAGQEDSELARAHAEELLEAARAGR; from the coding sequence ATGGTCTTGCACGTGCTGGAGGAGATGCGGATACGTGCGCTGGGCGTCATCGACGACGCGGTCGTCGAGCTGTCGCCCGGCTTCACCGCGGTGACCGGTGAGACCGGCGCGGGCAAGACCATGGTGGTCACCAGCCTGGGGCTGCTGCTGGGCGGCCGCGCCGACGCCACCCTGGTGCGGATCGGCGCCAAGGCGGCGGTCGTCGAAGGGCGGATCACGGTCGACGCGCGCTCGACGGCGGCCGTACGGGCCGAGGAGGCGGGCGCCGAACTGGACGACGGCGCGCTGCTGATCAGCCGTACGCTCTCCGCCGAAGGCCGTTCACGCGCCCATGTGGGCGGCCGGTCGGTCCCCGTGGGGCTGCTGGGCGAGCTGGCCGACGACCTGGTGGCCGTGCACGGTCAGACCGATCAGCAGGGTCTGCTGCGGCCCGCCCGGCAGCGCGAGGCGCTGGACCGGTACGCGGGCGAGGCGGTCGCCGGGCCGCTGGAGAAGTACGGGGGCGCCTACCGCCGACTGCGCGCCGTCACCACCGAGCTGGAGGAGCTGACCACCCGCGCCCGCGAACGCGCTCAGGAAGCCGATCTGCTCCGCTTCGGGCTCGAGGAGGTGGCCGCCGCCGAGCCCCGCGCGGGGGAGGACACCGAGCTGGCCGCCGAGGCCGAGCGGCTGGGCCACGCCGAGGCCCTCGCCTCCGCCGCCGCCGTCGCCCACGCCGCCCTCGCCGGGAACCCGGAGGACCCCGAGGGTGTGGACGCCACCACTCTGGTCGGCGGTGCCCACCGCGCCGTGGAGGCCGTACGCTCCCACGACCCGGCGCTCGCCGGGCTCGCCGACCGGATCGGCGAGGTCGGCATCCTGCTGTCCGACGTCGCCCAGGAACTGGCGGGCTACGCCGACAACCTCGACGCCGATCCGCTGCGGCTGGCCGTCGTCGAGGAGCGCCGCGCGGCGCTGGCCCAGCTGACCCGGAAGTACGGCGAGTCCATCGCGGACGTGCTGGCCTGGGCGGAGGAGGGCGCGGCCCGGCTGGCCGAACTGGACGGTGACGACGACCGCATCGGCGAGCTGACCGCCGAGCGCGACGCGCTGCGCACCGAACTCGGCGAGCTGGCGCAGACGCTCACCGACGCCCGGACCGAGGCCGCGGCCCGGTTCGCCGAGGCGGTCACCGCCGAACTGGCCGAACTGGCCATGCCGCACGCCCGCGTGACCTTCGCCATCCGCCAGACCGACGCCGCGGACGAGACGGCGGGCATCGAGGTGGGCGGCCGGGCCGTCCTCTACGGACCGCACGGCGCCGACGAGGTCGAGCTGCTGCTCGCCCCCCACCCCGGCGCCCCGCCCCGCCCGATCGCCAAGGGTGCTTCCGGCGGTGAGCTGTCGCGGGTGATGCTCGCGGTCGAGGTGGTGTTCGCCGGTTCCGATCCGGTGCCGACGTATCTCTTCGACGAGGTGGACGCGGGCGTCGGCGGCAAGGCCGCGGTCGAGGTGGGCCGCCGGCTGGCCCGGCTGGCCCGCTCGGCGCAGGTCGTGGTGGTCACACATCTGCCCCAGGTCGCGGCCTTCGCCGACCGGCACCTGGTGGTGGAGAAGACCAACGACGGGTCGGTGACCCGCAGCGGGGTGAAGGCCATGGAGGGCGAGGACCGCGTACGGGAGCTGTCGCGGATGCTGGCGGGCCAGGAGGATTCGGAACTGGCGCGGGCGCACGCCGAAGAGCTGCTGGAGGCGGCGCGCGCCGGACGCTGA
- a CDS encoding glycoside hydrolase family 15 protein, whose product MGKHVAGRIEDYALIGDMQTAALVCRDGTVDWLCLPRFDSHAVFAGLLGTEEHGFWRLAPAQAAGSEPQPADRRRYRGDSLVLESEWDTPRGTVRVIDFMPPRDGAPQLIRIVEGVSGRVPMRSALRMRFSYGWVVPWVHKVDTRTVAVAGPDSVWLDTDVDTYGRDLTTYADFTVAPGDRIAFTISWQPSHKDQPALPEPEAALEATEAFWREWVEHCTYHGPYRDAVVRSLITLKALTYAPTGGIVAAPTTSLPEDIGGVRNWDYRFTWLRDAAITLSSLLRTGYREEARAWREWLLRAVAGDPENLQIMYGIAGERELSEAELTWLPGYEGSQPVRVGNGAAGQLQLDVYGEVTEALHLAHMTGLARNDYASVLQLKLIRYLEEHWDEPDEGIWEVRGPRRHFVHSKVMAWVAVDRTVKLIESGDVDGPLERWRDLRDEIHRDVCEKGYDAERNTFTQSYGSKELDASLLLIPQMGFLPPDDKRVIGTIEAIQRELSTPDGFVLRYPTAGEDAGVDGLEGDEGAFLACSFWLADDLAMIGRVDEARKLFEKLLALRNDLGLLAEEWDPRLQRQVGNFPQAFSHVPLIDTALRLTASGAYGG is encoded by the coding sequence ATGGGGAAGCACGTGGCCGGGCGTATCGAGGACTACGCACTGATTGGTGATATGCAGACCGCCGCCCTCGTCTGCAGAGACGGCACGGTCGACTGGCTGTGCCTGCCGCGTTTCGACTCCCATGCCGTGTTCGCCGGTCTGCTGGGGACCGAGGAACACGGATTCTGGCGGCTGGCTCCGGCCCAGGCCGCGGGCAGCGAACCGCAGCCCGCCGACCGCCGCCGCTACCGGGGGGACTCACTGGTCCTGGAGTCGGAGTGGGACACCCCGCGCGGCACGGTCCGTGTGATCGACTTCATGCCGCCGCGCGACGGCGCCCCGCAGCTGATCCGCATCGTGGAGGGCGTCAGCGGCCGGGTGCCGATGCGCTCGGCGCTGCGGATGCGCTTCTCCTACGGCTGGGTCGTGCCGTGGGTGCACAAGGTGGACACCCGCACGGTCGCGGTCGCCGGTCCCGACTCCGTGTGGCTGGACACCGACGTGGACACCTACGGCAGGGACCTGACCACCTACGCCGACTTCACGGTCGCCCCCGGCGACCGGATCGCCTTCACCATCAGCTGGCAGCCCTCGCACAAGGACCAGCCCGCGCTGCCCGAGCCGGAGGCCGCGCTGGAGGCCACCGAGGCGTTCTGGCGCGAGTGGGTCGAGCACTGCACGTACCACGGCCCCTACCGGGACGCGGTGGTCCGCTCGCTGATCACCCTCAAGGCGCTCACCTACGCCCCCACCGGCGGCATCGTGGCGGCGCCCACCACGTCCCTCCCCGAGGACATCGGCGGCGTCCGCAACTGGGACTACCGCTTCACCTGGCTGCGGGACGCGGCGATCACCCTCTCCTCGCTGCTGCGCACCGGCTACCGCGAGGAGGCCCGCGCCTGGCGCGAGTGGCTGCTGCGCGCGGTCGCGGGCGACCCGGAGAACCTCCAGATCATGTACGGGATCGCGGGCGAGCGGGAGTTGTCGGAGGCCGAGCTGACCTGGCTGCCCGGCTATGAGGGCTCCCAGCCGGTCCGGGTCGGCAACGGCGCGGCGGGCCAGCTCCAGCTGGACGTCTACGGCGAGGTCACCGAAGCGCTGCACCTGGCCCATATGACCGGCCTGGCGCGTAACGACTACGCGAGCGTGCTCCAGCTGAAGCTGATCCGCTACCTCGAGGAGCACTGGGACGAGCCGGACGAGGGCATCTGGGAGGTGCGCGGTCCGCGCCGCCACTTCGTGCACTCCAAGGTGATGGCCTGGGTCGCGGTGGACCGCACCGTCAAGCTGATCGAATCGGGCGATGTGGACGGCCCGTTGGAGCGCTGGCGGGATCTGCGCGACGAGATCCACCGGGATGTGTGCGAGAAGGGCTACGACGCCGAGCGCAACACCTTCACCCAGTCCTACGGCTCCAAGGAGCTGGACGCCTCCCTGCTGCTCATTCCGCAGATGGGCTTCCTGCCGCCGGACGACAAGCGCGTCATCGGCACCATCGAGGCGATCCAGCGTGAGCTGTCCACCCCCGACGGCTTTGTGCTGCGCTATCCCACGGCCGGTGAGGACGCGGGCGTGGACGGTCTCGAGGGCGATGAAGGGGCGTTCCTGGCCTGCTCGTTCTGGCTCGCCGACGACCTGGCGATGATCGGCCGGGTGGACGAGGCCCGCAAGCTCTTCGAGAAGCTGCTCGCGCTCCGCAACGACCTGGGGCTGCTGGCCGAGGAGTGGGACCCGCGGCTCCAGCGGCAGGTGGGCAACTTCCCGCAGGCGTTCAGCCATGTGCCGCTGATCGACACCGCGCTGCGGCTGACCGCCTCCGGCGCGTACGGCGGCTGA
- a CDS encoding CTP synthase gives MTTKHLFVTGGVASSLGKGLTASSLGALLKARGLRVTMQKLDPYLNVDPGTMNPFQHGEVFVTNDGAETDLDIGHYERFLDVDLDGSANVTTGQVYSTVIAKERRGEYLGDTVQVIPHITNEIKHRIRRMATDDVDVVITEVGGTVGDIESLPFLEAVRQVRHEVGRDNVFVVHISLLPYIGPSGELKTKPTQHSVAALRNIGIQPDAIVLRADRDVPTSIKRKISLMCDVDDAAVVAAIDAKSIYDIPKVLHSEGLDAYVVRKLDLPFRDVDWTQWDDLLGRVHQPDHEVTVALVGKYIDLPDAYLSVTEALRAGGFANSARVKIKWVTSDDCKTAAGARQQLEGVDAVCVPGGFGDRGVIGKLGAITYARENKIPLLGLCLGLQCIVIEAARSLAGIDGANSTEFEPATTDPVISTMAEQLDIVAGEGDMGGTMRLGMYPAKLAEGSIVREVYGGQQYVEERHRHRYEVNNSYRGELEKKAGIVFSGTSPDNKLVEYVEYPREVHPYLVGTQAHPELRSRPTRPHPLFAGLVKAAVERQTAAQGQGAGA, from the coding sequence ATGACGACCAAGCACCTCTTCGTCACCGGGGGTGTCGCTTCCTCACTCGGCAAGGGCCTGACCGCCTCCAGTCTGGGTGCCCTGCTCAAGGCGCGCGGTCTGCGCGTCACCATGCAGAAGCTCGATCCGTATCTGAACGTCGACCCGGGCACGATGAACCCCTTCCAGCACGGTGAGGTGTTCGTCACCAACGACGGCGCCGAGACCGACCTGGACATCGGCCACTACGAGCGCTTCCTCGACGTCGATCTCGACGGCTCGGCCAACGTGACCACCGGCCAGGTGTACTCGACCGTGATCGCCAAGGAGCGGCGCGGTGAGTACCTCGGTGACACCGTGCAGGTGATTCCGCACATCACCAATGAGATCAAGCATCGCATCCGCCGGATGGCCACCGACGACGTCGACGTGGTCATCACCGAGGTCGGCGGCACCGTCGGCGACATCGAGTCGCTGCCCTTCCTGGAGGCCGTCCGCCAGGTCCGCCACGAGGTCGGCCGGGACAACGTCTTTGTGGTGCACATCTCCCTGCTGCCCTACATCGGCCCCTCCGGTGAGCTGAAGACCAAGCCCACCCAGCACTCGGTCGCCGCCCTGCGCAACATCGGTATCCAGCCGGACGCGATCGTGCTGCGCGCCGACCGCGACGTACCCACCTCCATCAAGCGCAAGATCTCGCTGATGTGTGACGTGGACGACGCCGCCGTGGTCGCCGCCATCGACGCCAAGTCGATCTACGACATCCCCAAGGTGCTGCACTCCGAGGGTCTGGACGCCTATGTCGTCCGCAAGCTGGACCTGCCCTTCCGGGACGTGGACTGGACCCAGTGGGACGATCTGCTGGGCCGGGTCCACCAGCCCGACCACGAGGTCACCGTCGCACTCGTCGGCAAGTACATCGACCTGCCCGACGCCTATCTGTCGGTCACCGAGGCGCTGCGCGCGGGCGGCTTCGCCAACAGCGCCCGCGTCAAGATCAAGTGGGTCACCTCCGACGACTGCAAGACCGCGGCCGGTGCCCGGCAGCAGCTCGAAGGCGTCGACGCGGTCTGCGTCCCCGGCGGCTTCGGCGACCGGGGTGTGATCGGCAAGCTCGGCGCGATCACCTACGCCCGGGAGAACAAGATCCCGCTGCTGGGGCTGTGCCTCGGCCTCCAGTGCATCGTCATCGAGGCCGCCCGGAGCCTGGCGGGCATCGACGGCGCCAACTCCACCGAGTTCGAGCCCGCCACCACCGACCCGGTCATCTCCACCATGGCCGAACAGCTCGACATCGTCGCGGGCGAGGGCGACATGGGCGGCACCATGCGGCTGGGCATGTACCCGGCCAAGCTGGCCGAGGGCTCGATCGTCCGCGAGGTCTACGGCGGCCAGCAGTACGTCGAGGAGCGCCACCGCCACCGCTACGAGGTCAACAACTCCTACCGCGGCGAGCTGGAGAAGAAGGCCGGCATCGTGTTCTCCGGCACCTCCCCGGACAACAAGCTGGTCGAGTACGTGGAGTACCCGCGCGAGGTGCACCCCTACCTGGTCGGCACCCAGGCCCACCCCGAGCTGCGCTCCCGCCCCACCCGCCCGCACCCGCTCTTCGCGGGTCTGGTGAAGGCGGCGGTCGAGCGACAGACCGCTGCTCAGGGGCAGGGCGCCGGCGCCTGA